In Candidatus Methanosphaera massiliense, the following are encoded in one genomic region:
- a CDS encoding uroporphyrinogen decarboxylase family protein has protein sequence MDLIENLENAFAGKEVEKVPAASIVSVALIEGMERTGAGFPASHTDAEKMVTLGESAHKYAGVESINLPFDLAIEAEAMGCEVDLRDANEHIPEITASPFFDDLSSVELNDDFLSSGRIPVVAKACQIAREKYPDVPLISGQIGPFTLLGQIVGIEYLMKCLATEPEAVKEGVNICADAVIEVVKAYNDLDLQGDCMYEPSIAADLLPPEMFNEIVRYPLKRISKAADFNIVLHVCGDTTPILKNTLDVGYNGFSFEDSVNVKEANQIKYDLDSNTQLVGNVATDSLFKGDLESIRLETFKALDRGIDILGSSCCVPPGSPLKAMEAMVKARDEYYEKGMEVKREENEKALSWKPVYVEEPLPVANCHELPELRNKVLKI, from the coding sequence ATGGATTTAATTGAAAACTTAGAAAATGCATTTGCAGGAAAAGAAGTAGAAAAAGTTCCAGCTGCAAGTATAGTATCTGTAGCATTAATTGAAGGAATGGAAAGAACAGGAGCAGGATTCCCAGCATCACACACTGATGCAGAAAAAATGGTAACACTCGGAGAAAGTGCACATAAATATGCAGGCGTAGAAAGTATTAACCTACCATTTGACCTTGCAATAGAAGCAGAAGCAATGGGTTGTGAAGTAGATTTAAGAGATGCTAATGAACACATACCAGAAATCACAGCATCACCGTTCTTTGATGATTTATCAAGCGTAGAACTAAATGATGATTTCCTAAGTAGTGGAAGAATACCTGTAGTAGCTAAAGCATGTCAAATAGCAAGAGAAAAATACCCTGATGTTCCGCTAATATCTGGTCAAATTGGACCATTCACATTACTTGGTCAAATAGTTGGTATTGAATATCTTATGAAATGTCTTGCAACAGAACCAGAAGCAGTAAAAGAAGGAGTAAACATATGTGCTGATGCAGTAATCGAAGTCGTAAAAGCATATAATGATCTTGATTTACAAGGAGATTGTATGTACGAACCATCCATTGCAGCAGATCTCCTTCCACCAGAAATGTTTAATGAAATTGTAAGATATCCGTTAAAAAGAATATCTAAAGCAGCAGACTTCAACATAGTATTACACGTATGTGGAGATACAACACCAATCCTAAAAAACACACTTGATGTAGGATATAATGGATTCTCCTTTGAAGACAGTGTAAATGTAAAAGAAGCAAATCAAATAAAATATGATTTAGATAGTAACACCCAATTAGTTGGAAATGTTGCAACAGATTCCCTATTCAAAGGTGATTTAGAAAGTATTAGACTAGAAACATTTAAAGCACTTGACAGAGGAATTGACATATTAGGTTCTTCATGTTGTGTACCACCAGGCTCACCACTAAAAGCAATGGAGGCTATGGTAAAAGCAAGAGACGAATACTATGAAAAAGGTATGGAAGTAAAACGTGAAGAAAACGAAAAAGCATTATCCTGGAAACCAGTATATGTAGAGGAACCATTACCAGTGGCAAACTGTCATGAGTTACCAGAACTAAGAAATAAAGTATTAAAAATATAA
- a CDS encoding C1 family peptidase: MKNKILFILIVITIITSISAVSATNNSTHATQSENYTIENNYEINSISTNSSNKFINNTDVYTSNKNSTSARYYVNNSNADSGNGSNTNPWNTLTQSELDDVTTNSTIYLSSGIYNISDIVITKNITITGQNANKTIINGANKGNSLFSLYGNLTLCNVTVTNYTTTSIDIHKHSHLNLNNIVFINHNSTSKGSIYSELSTVYIDNSKFINLTSTSGGAIYLFNSNMTLLNSEFINNSARLGGAILTINGTSDQDINTETDELAAYLVISNTRFINNTAIYDGGAIFDTYSGLTILSSNFTGNKGRRGGAIYSDDLRLEIESSVFINNTAASYGGVIYANQNNIILNSNNFTDNSAKYGDNMYSIYNTSSMLSNNNWYGSEPITYLINEENIADINITNVTFSNIKTIPSSYDLRDYGYVTSVKDQGNDGNCYAFAMLATLESCILKAMNITLDLSENNLKNIMAMFSEEGWKLLPGDGGLDDMSIGYLVNWIGPVLESDDEYDTNSYVSPLLKSILHVTNVYGVPTRTNSTDNDEVKTAIMKYGAVYTGIYSGSIRHGYSTTTYINHAVTIVGWDDNYSRYNFDNIPPCDGAFIVKNSWGTSSGDEGYYYVSYYDSSILNSCDDFYGVGGITFILNDTTNYNRIYQYDLSGLSYWYEIEDTNTYTYSNEFTSSGNDLISSFGTYVFSSDYNYIANIYVNNELQETQSGKFSHTCYETIKLNKQIPVNTNDTIKIELRLTSNDTVIYIPTTIDAYSRLAIPTEKSLIGNTSYSDAVVSLKLYTSPLISDYKLNIPTNTTANAYNNKTDTSINITVVDENNTCVTEGIMTIKINNDTYAIVTIEDGHANITIPNKEFYAGINNITLTYSDNHYNYSSSNVTVTNTVYKDTITTATVDDNGQNTTFLITVKDEDNLNISSGTITVKVNNQTYSNVSVRNGVTNLTISNKNLNVGKNNVTFTYTNTYYYSSNTTLNFTVSKPVHMTVEYVNFTVNYNVITVKLLDEFDDNVADGIVTIKINSNSYSSDVRDSMTSIRIPVTEFNKGNNLLLISYNSSTLPYNSSDLTYYVNGSEYGYVYYIAANGSSSNNGRTNQTPWTYTYAFDQMKSGAYNNSIVYITAGNYNITSTATLSNGLNLKIIGYSNTILNGNNKAIYCFNIQNGQISIINLTFQKFTSSPIINRADNTTISGNTFINNKGTNGGAINLWNTRNTLIINNIFQNNTASYGGAIYNRGNNTIIRNNTFTKNNSTLSSGAVYNLGINILISGNQYTNNTAKTLGGAISNWDTSNITIIGNKFSGNKANYGGAVYYRGSTLKLDNNSLTGNTGLVSGGAVFVIGTSNNVTNNNFTTNLAKNGAGINNLGTNTIIIGNIITYNNATSLGGAISNWNAIKTTINNNTISSNRAQYGAVYLRGSNITVQSNTISNNKASYSGAAIFNIGTNNIITRNTIRSNNASNFGGAINNWNSVNTTITYNNITYNRASYGGGIYNRAINTRITGNVISYDSANYGGAIYDSKSNTTTMSSNTITNNPTTTGSQTVTN; encoded by the coding sequence ATGAAGAATAAAATATTATTTATATTAATAGTTATTACAATAATTACAAGTATTTCAGCTGTTTCAGCAACAAATAATTCAACACATGCAACCCAAAGTGAAAATTATACTATTGAGAATAACTATGAAATAAATAGTATATCAACTAATTCATCAAATAAATTCATCAATAACACAGATGTTTATACATCAAATAAAAACAGTACATCTGCCCGATATTATGTGAATAATTCAAATGCAGATAGTGGTAATGGTAGTAACACTAATCCATGGAATACACTTACTCAATCAGAACTAGACGATGTAACTACTAATAGTACCATTTATTTATCCAGTGGAATCTATAACATCTCAGATATTGTTATTACTAAAAATATAACTATCACTGGTCAAAACGCTAATAAGACAATTATTAATGGTGCAAATAAAGGTAATTCATTATTTAGCTTATATGGTAATCTTACATTATGTAATGTAACAGTGACTAATTACACAACCACTAGTATTGATATACATAAGCATAGTCATTTAAATCTTAACAATATAGTATTTATAAACCATAACAGTACTTCTAAAGGTTCAATATACTCTGAGTTATCAACTGTTTATATTGATAATTCAAAGTTTATTAATTTAACTTCTACCTCTGGTGGAGCAATATACTTGTTTAATAGTAATATGACTTTACTTAATTCAGAATTTATTAATAATTCTGCAAGGTTAGGTGGAGCTATATTAACTATTAACGGTACATCTGATCAAGATATAAATACCGAAACTGATGAACTAGCCGCTTATTTAGTTATTAGTAATACAAGATTCATAAATAACACTGCTATATATGATGGAGGAGCGATTTTTGATACTTACTCCGGTCTAACAATATTATCATCCAATTTCACAGGTAATAAAGGTAGACGTGGTGGAGCAATATACTCTGATGATCTTAGATTAGAAATTGAATCATCTGTCTTTATTAATAACACTGCGGCAAGTTATGGTGGAGTAATATATGCTAATCAAAATAATATTATATTAAACAGTAATAATTTCACTGACAACAGCGCTAAATACGGTGATAATATGTATTCCATATATAATACTAGTTCAATGTTATCCAATAATAACTGGTATGGTAGTGAACCTATCACTTATTTAATAAATGAAGAAAATATTGCTGATATAAATATTACAAACGTTACTTTTAGTAATATTAAAACAATACCTTCATCATATGATTTAAGAGACTATGGCTATGTCACATCTGTAAAAGATCAGGGAAATGATGGTAATTGTTATGCATTTGCCATGTTAGCTACATTAGAATCATGTATCTTAAAAGCAATGAATATAACATTGGATCTTTCAGAAAATAATCTGAAAAATATCATGGCAATGTTTTCAGAGGAAGGCTGGAAACTTCTACCTGGAGACGGCGGATTGGATGATATGTCTATAGGTTATCTTGTAAACTGGATAGGACCTGTACTAGAAAGTGATGATGAATATGATACTAATTCATACGTATCACCATTACTAAAAAGCATATTACATGTGACCAATGTTTATGGAGTTCCTACAAGAACAAATTCTACTGATAACGATGAAGTAAAAACTGCTATTATGAAATACGGTGCAGTCTACACAGGCATATACTCAGGCAGTATTCGTCATGGTTATTCAACCACTACATACATTAATCATGCTGTTACTATAGTAGGATGGGATGATAATTATAGTAGATATAACTTCGATAATATACCTCCATGTGATGGAGCATTTATTGTTAAAAATAGTTGGGGAACCTCTTCTGGAGATGAAGGATATTATTATGTTTCCTATTATGATAGTTCCATATTAAACTCATGTGATGATTTTTATGGTGTCGGTGGTATAACATTCATATTAAATGACACAACAAACTATAATAGAATCTATCAATATGATTTAAGTGGTCTTAGTTACTGGTATGAAATAGAAGATACCAATACTTATACTTACTCAAATGAATTCACTTCTAGTGGTAATGATTTAATATCCTCCTTTGGTACATATGTATTTAGTTCTGATTATAACTACATAGCAAATATATATGTAAATAATGAATTACAGGAAACACAAAGCGGTAAATTCAGCCATACATGTTATGAAACTATAAAACTCAATAAACAAATACCTGTTAATACAAATGATACCATTAAAATAGAATTACGTTTAACTTCAAATGATACAGTAATATACATACCTACTACTATTGATGCATACTCACGACTTGCAATACCAACAGAAAAATCATTAATAGGAAACACTAGCTATAGTGATGCTGTAGTTTCTCTTAAATTATATACAAGTCCTTTAATCTCAGATTATAAGTTAAATATACCAACAAATACAACAGCAAACGCATATAATAATAAAACAGATACATCAATCAACATAACAGTCGTGGATGAAAATAATACATGTGTAACTGAGGGAATTATGACAATCAAGATAAACAATGACACATATGCTATTGTGACAATAGAAGATGGACATGCAAACATAACTATACCTAACAAAGAATTCTATGCCGGAATTAACAATATAACACTCACATACTCTGATAATCACTACAATTACAGCTCATCTAATGTAACAGTAACTAACACAGTATATAAAGATACAATAACAACAGCAACAGTTGACGATAATGGACAAAACACGACATTCCTTATAACAGTTAAAGATGAAGATAACCTGAATATATCAAGTGGAACAATAACAGTAAAAGTAAACAATCAGACATACTCTAATGTATCAGTACGTAATGGAGTAACCAATTTAACAATATCTAACAAGAATCTTAACGTAGGAAAAAACAATGTAACATTTACTTACACTAACACATACTATTATTCATCAAACACTACTCTAAATTTCACAGTATCAAAACCTGTGCATATGACTGTAGAATACGTGAATTTTACAGTTAATTATAATGTGATTACAGTTAAGTTATTAGATGAATTTGATGACAATGTTGCTGATGGTATAGTTACAATTAAAATTAATAGTAACTCATACTCCTCTGACGTAAGAGATAGTATGACTAGTATCAGAATACCCGTTACCGAGTTTAATAAAGGAAATAATTTATTATTAATAAGTTATAATAGTAGTACCCTTCCTTATAATTCATCAGATTTAACGTATTATGTTAATGGTAGTGAATATGGATATGTATACTACATAGCAGCTAACGGTTCAAGTAGTAATAATGGAAGAACAAACCAAACACCATGGACATACACATATGCATTTGACCAGATGAAAAGTGGTGCATACAACAACTCTATAGTATATATCACAGCAGGAAATTACAATATAACTTCTACTGCTACCCTCAGCAATGGTTTAAACCTTAAAATCATAGGTTACAGCAATACCATTCTTAATGGAAATAATAAGGCAATATATTGTTTTAACATTCAAAATGGCCAAATATCAATAATAAATCTAACATTCCAGAAATTTACTAGTAGTCCTATCATAAACAGGGCAGATAACACTACAATAAGTGGAAATACATTCATAAACAATAAAGGAACTAATGGAGGAGCAATCAATCTATGGAATACAAGAAATACATTAATAATAAACAATATATTTCAAAATAACACGGCCTCATATGGTGGAGCAATTTACAACCGTGGAAATAACACAATCATAAGAAATAATACATTCACAAAAAATAATTCAACTCTCTCCTCAGGAGCAGTATATAACCTGGGAATAAATATACTAATATCCGGAAATCAATATACAAATAACACGGCTAAAACACTAGGTGGAGCAATAAGTAACTGGGATACCAGTAATATAACAATAATAGGTAACAAATTCAGTGGTAACAAAGCAAATTATGGTGGAGCAGTTTATTATCGAGGATCAACACTGAAATTAGATAATAACAGCTTAACAGGAAACACAGGACTAGTAAGTGGTGGAGCAGTATTTGTAATAGGAACATCAAACAATGTAACAAACAATAATTTCACAACTAACCTAGCAAAGAACGGTGCAGGAATAAATAATCTCGGAACAAACACTATAATCATAGGAAACATCATCACATATAACAATGCAACATCCCTTGGTGGAGCAATTAGTAATTGGAATGCTATAAAGACAACTATAAATAATAATACAATTAGCAGTAACCGAGCACAATATGGTGCAGTATATCTTAGAGGATCAAACATAACTGTACAATCAAACACTATATCAAATAACAAGGCTAGTTACAGTGGTGCTGCAATATTCAACATAGGAACTAATAATATAATAACAAGAAATACAATAAGAAGTAACAATGCAAGTAACTTTGGCGGAGCAATAAACAATTGGAACTCAGTAAACACGACAATAACATATAATAATATCACATATAACCGTGCTAGTTATGGTGGAGGAATCTACAATCGTGCAATAAACACGAGAATTACTGGAAATGTTATATCATATGACTCTGCAAATTATGGAGGTGCAATCTACGATTCAAAAAGTAATACAACAACAATGAGTAGTAACACGATAACTAACAATCCTACAACTACGGGATCGCAAACAGTTACTAATTAG
- a CDS encoding FMN-binding glutamate synthase family protein — MADKKMAALDAGAIYSKQTIEDIHTKAQTGNYKIRGFGRSKDVPKFDDIVILPAQASIAPVDKYREPCNTKVKLGTRFAKKPLEADTPVLIGGMSFGALSKEAKLGLAKGSAMVGSVANTGEGGMLPEERELSDKLVVQYSSGRFGVSAKYLNAGDAVEVKIGQGAKPGMGGHLMAEKVSPEVAKIREIPEGTDALSPCRFLDSQSKEELAEHIELIREVTDWEVPIIVKLGPGRVDEDVKIAYEVGADIIALDGMEGGTGASPEIVSEETGVPTIPALALAVKTLEEIGAKDDVDLIITGGIRNGADVAKALAMGADAVYIATASMIAMGCIGCRNCSKGTCPVGIATQNPKLRTLDVDEAAEHVANYINAITEEAKMLAQLAGHDDLSKLNRTDLRVLSNDVKAMTGLKLVGE, encoded by the coding sequence ATGGCAGATAAAAAAATGGCAGCATTAGATGCAGGAGCAATTTATAGTAAACAAACCATAGAGGACATACACACTAAAGCTCAAACTGGAAACTATAAAATAAGAGGATTTGGAAGGTCAAAAGACGTGCCAAAATTTGATGATATAGTAATATTACCAGCACAAGCTTCAATAGCACCAGTAGACAAATACCGAGAACCATGTAACACAAAAGTAAAACTAGGTACAAGATTTGCTAAAAAACCATTAGAAGCAGATACCCCTGTACTAATAGGTGGTATGTCTTTCGGTGCATTATCCAAAGAAGCAAAATTAGGATTAGCAAAAGGTTCAGCTATGGTAGGTTCAGTAGCAAACACTGGTGAAGGTGGAATGCTTCCAGAAGAAAGAGAATTATCAGATAAATTAGTAGTACAGTACTCCTCTGGTAGATTTGGAGTATCAGCTAAATATTTAAATGCTGGAGATGCAGTAGAAGTAAAAATAGGACAAGGTGCAAAACCTGGTATGGGCGGACACTTAATGGCAGAAAAAGTAAGTCCAGAAGTAGCTAAAATCAGAGAAATACCGGAAGGAACTGATGCATTAAGTCCATGCAGATTCCTTGACTCACAAAGCAAAGAAGAATTAGCAGAACACATCGAATTAATAAGAGAAGTTACAGACTGGGAAGTTCCTATTATTGTTAAATTAGGTCCTGGAAGAGTAGATGAAGATGTTAAAATTGCATATGAAGTAGGAGCAGATATAATTGCACTTGATGGAATGGAAGGAGGAACAGGTGCTTCCCCTGAAATTGTATCCGAGGAAACTGGTGTACCAACTATCCCTGCACTAGCTTTAGCTGTAAAAACATTAGAGGAAATTGGTGCTAAGGATGATGTAGACCTTATTATTACAGGTGGAATCAGAAATGGTGCAGATGTAGCTAAAGCATTAGCAATGGGTGCAGATGCTGTATATATAGCAACCGCTTCTATGATTGCAATGGGATGTATTGGATGTAGAAATTGTTCCAAAGGAACTTGTCCTGTAGGTATTGCAACACAAAATCCTAAACTAAGAACATTAGATGTTGATGAAGCAGCTGAACATGTTGCTAATTATATTAATGCTATTACTGAAGAAGCAAAAATGTTAGCACAGCTTGCTGGTCATGATGATTTATCAAAACTTAATAGAACTGATCTTAGAGTATTAAGTAATGATGTTAAAGCAATGACAGGACTAAAATTAGTAGGAGAATAA
- a CDS encoding pyridoxamine 5'-phosphate oxidase family protein, with protein sequence MTSREKVYDFMEKAGVLYLSTEDGEKPKIRPIGFRMLVDGQIYFLTGTFKNLYDQMLRNSNVEFLARNGQEFMRYYGKVVFDEDEDKRLLNKAFEKMPMLKKMYGENSDLTPVIFHISKATAEIRDMNGIIETYNFLD encoded by the coding sequence TTGACAAGCAGAGAAAAAGTTTATGATTTCATGGAAAAAGCAGGTGTATTATATTTATCAACAGAGGATGGTGAAAAACCTAAAATAAGACCAATAGGATTCAGAATGTTAGTTGATGGACAAATATATTTTCTAACAGGAACATTCAAAAATCTATATGACCAAATGCTAAGAAATAGTAACGTGGAATTTCTAGCACGTAATGGACAAGAATTTATGAGATATTACGGAAAAGTAGTATTTGATGAGGATGAAGATAAACGTCTTTTAAATAAAGCATTTGAAAAAATGCCAATGCTAAAGAAAATGTATGGTGAAAATTCAGATCTTACACCAGTAATATTCCACATATCTAAAGCAACAGCTGAGATTAGAGATATGAATGGAATTATAGAAACATATAACTTCCTAGATTAA